The Cyclopterus lumpus isolate fCycLum1 chromosome 18, fCycLum1.pri, whole genome shotgun sequence nucleotide sequence CGGCTCTGGTcacaagaaaaacaatacaTCGTACGCAATTAGAGCCACTTACTGATGATATATGTGAGATTAGCCCACATGATTttcattttatcttttttttttttacttacatGACTTCAATGACCGGGCAGTGGGGCCCTTCCGGGACGAGCTTGATGCTCCTCAGGTTGTCCGGGGGGATGATCCTCGACTCCACCTGAAGGCACCGGCAGTGCGTGTTGTAGTCTCTGCTGATCGGCGGCATTCCTGTCACCGCCATTGACATTCAGGGGGATTTTTACCACTTCAAACACTTAGCACGTCCCACTTGGGGGGGAGTCCTCATTCTCTGCAGAGTTTTTCTAAATTGCTTTGGTTGCAGTTTTTATTTCAAGGGTCAGAACATAGACGTATGTTCTGACGCCAGTTTCCTGGAAACTTGGTCTTACACAAGTGGGTGGAGGCCACTTTCTAACGGAAAGCTTTCTTCACAGCCACTGTGGCACTGCTGCAATGGGCACTTccccctttctcttcctctaaTCTTCCCGTTCATTACAACTTCAATAATTCTCAAAATCATGGTGATGGTCACTGAAACTGTTGTAACATACAGCCATTGCTATACGATATTAATTTATGGGTAAAACATCGGTGAACATCATGCCTGCATCTTGTTTTTTCGGTCTAATATTTGGTCATGGAGTATGGctgaatacatttattgaagtatatacatttatatcttAAGCTTAGTCGCATCGCAGGTTACGATTGTGCACATGAAAACACGTAATCGTGTAATTAAATATGATGTATATTTATAGATAAAATGGTTAAATACCTCCCTTCATTCTTCTTACAGATTAATGCATCGCtaacaataatacataatacagaaTATAACAATAACCAACAAAGATAATTCTGATAAACAAGTACTCGTAATACTTAAGGTATAATTATGGCTGATAATAAGATAGTACTTTCACTTGAGTAAAGTTTTGAACGACGGCAACACAATAAAGCAGACATTAAGGAAATTAAAGGGAtgcatttttgctttaaaataaaaatccacaCATTGCAGATCTCCCATTCGGTTTACCTACACAAATATCCTTTTTTTCGGCTTGCATGTCCTATTAAAGTCCTGTTTCCAGATTCATAATGATCTATTCTGGCAAAAGCACAACTCCAAACAACCCCCCAATTACCCCCCGTTTCACAACACCCACCATGTAAGTGTGCTCTTACCGTAATTGAGAGTAAACAGGCCTCCGAAAATGAGCAGGATGCAGAGCGTCATCTTGTTTATGCAGCTGTTTGCAGATTGATTTCATACAGCTGTCGGGAGCGTTTAAATACACTCTGCCCTCATAATATGTATGTACAAAGAGATCAGGTGGTCTtcttaaacttaaaaaaacaacaacaacaacagtgtgtgtgtggtttttcaCTTTGGGTGCATTCACATGTGCAGCAGAAGGCAGTCATGGGACGGTGAGTTCAGGGACAGACAAGAGGCCCCGTTGAGGTTAAAAAGACGCCGTAACTCGCGGTTGCCGGGCAGAGAAGTGAGTCACACAGACGGCGTGTGTGTCTGGACACTCGACCAACGGACGCATTTCTATTAAAATTATCAACAGACActtttgtgtaaatatgtggTTACTGCGCATGATACTGGGAGGTAGTGTAGTGTTACTGAGGCGCTTGTTCTGACCTTGTATGGACAGATTAATAGAGAATAGAGTTCTTACGCACTTTTCAATATTATTTCTCTTATTTCAGTTTGGCTGCaaataagtgtgtttttgttgaagaaggggggggggggggggggcagctttAATCTATATTATTATGTAACGAATGGCTCACTTGACTGTGTCTAACGTGAAAGGGTCACTCGTCGTGTCGAATTATAACCAACAATGGAGCGTTTTAGCTTCTTTCAGCTCTGTGTTTTGGTATATGGTTCACTCTCACAGCGAGAAAAGCTCCTAAAAACCATCGTACGCGTCGTGCTCAGCAACCAAAGAGCAGATGGAGGCCGTTGGCAGTGGAGCATATAGCAGATATTCCCCTCAGGAGAACACATTCCTTAATGTGCAGCAAAACGCCATAAATTAATTATAATGAAcgtcaacaaaagaaaatagtttGCTCAGACATTCTTTAATCAGTGTGATGTTTAGGTCATCGTGAAGTTATGATGTTTTCACCTTTGGTAGTTTTGGGGATGAGTTGGGGATTTCCATTGTGTAAAAATCCACCccgatgttttaaaaaaactgcacataagaatgaaaatgaaaaaacatttcagttcaacttttttcttttcacgtcatgtgtcatttctatttttggTTTACAATGTTAAAAACTGTCTTCTGGTATTTGTATTCCCGTTCAacactttcattttaaatcagttttaAATCATGTTGAATTGGGGTAAAATTTGTTTGTGAGCATAAAGTGAAGGCCCATCAACTCAAAGGACACCATCGTAACCATCTATCTCATTGGGGACAATGATTTATATTAATTTCATGATTAAAAATCACAAGTTTTAAAAGCTCTAATGTGGATTAAGATGAATCGCCACCCACACTGTGCAATCTATCTGTTCTCAGGTTAAACTGATTAACTGACGCTAAATTAGTCCGGAGGTTGAAATTCCACAACAGGGTCTACATGTATTTACTCACCAAGTGTCATAAGaaacattataatataataaggaACCAAGAAAACCGCTGAAATTATCTTTTTTGATGATGAAGCGCTGAGAAATATTTCCTCCCTTATGATTGAAGGCATGTGTTGGGACATTATTGAGGGTTATAGATGGGTCATCGGGCGAAGCCTCAATGGGCATATGACtgtgaataattaaatattacCGGATGACTAGGCAACATTGTCGTGTTTCGTAATGTTACAACCCAAAGCACAGATGGAGTAATATTCCACGTACTCTGTATTGGTTAAATGTAAACgtcgtaatatatatatatgatataatatgacAACGACGATACATTTCCAGTTGATGGGGGACAACAAACTGTGTCATGAGCTGACGGTTTGTTTCTCCTGATATGAGGAgactttgttttcatgttgacagaacaacaaaaacagaaacctGCTtgaggaaaatatgttttatcaGCATTGTTCCAATAACAAGGTAGTTATGACAGATCTGACACTTCTCCTTCTTctaaagcagacagacaggcagacacacacagacaggcagacacacagacaggcagacggacacagacagacacacacacagacagacacacacacagacacacagacaggcagacagacggaatgacagacagacaggcagacagacggacagacagacagacagacagacacacacacacacagacagacagacagacagacagacagacagacagacaaacagacagacggacagacagacagacagacagacagacagacacacacacacacacagacagacagacagacaggcagacagacggacagacaaacagacagacagacggacagacacacacacacacagacagacagacagacagacagacaggcagacagacggacagacaaacagacagacagacggacagacaggcaaacagacagacagacagacagacacacaaacagacagacagacggacagacacacagacaggcagacggacacagaaagaaagaaagacagacaggcagacagacacagaaagaaagacagacagacggacagacaggcagacagacagacggacagacaaacaggcagacacacagacagacacacaaacagacagacagacggacagacacacagacaggcagacggacacagaaagaaagaaagacatacaggtagacagacacagaaagaaagacagacagacagacaggcagacagacacagaaagaaagacagacagacacacacagacaggcagatagacagacagacagacacacacatacaggcagatagacagacagacacacacacacacagacaggcagacagacacagacagaaagacagacacaaacagagacagcaagacagacagacacacagacaggcagacagacacagaaagacagacagacagacagacacaaacagagacagcaagacagacatacagacagacagacacacagacagacacagacagacagacagacagacagacatacagacagacagacatacagacacatacagagacagcaagacagacagacagtatgtatgttttttaccaAAAGAAACTCTGTTAGTGTAGAACCGGATGTTGTTGTATCTGGGGAAAGGCTAAAGGTTGTATCTGAATACAAGTATCTAGGAGTACTTTTTGATTCCAATTTGTCTTTCAAATCCCAGGTGAAAAAAGTTTGTAATCGGGTCAAATTCAATCTATCTAACTTCCGGTTCTCACGCAACTACATGTCAACAGAGGCAGCTaaaacattcatgcattcaATGGTTATTTCCACCTACTGTTTAACAACCTGGTCACATGCTAGTGCCACTACTCTTAAACCATTACAGTCATTATATAAGCGTACGCTCCAAACTCTTGATAAAAAATAAGTTCTCTCTCATCACTGTCCTATACTAAAAAAATATAACTTGCTTAGTTGGGataacatgattaaatatgtgcatgtctgtctcGTGTACAAAATTATACATGGCTTGACCTCTCAAACAATCTGTCACCACACAAACTGGATATCGGCTCACAAGAGGTGCAGCAAGAGgggattgtattattattattattattattattattattattgtattgtccCTCTCAGGAAAAGTGCTTTCAGTCATGCTGCTTTCTCCGTACCAGCAGCAGTACACTAGAACTCCATTCCAGGATCAATCAGAGATCTACAAtcattgtattatattaaaGCTGACACAAAGAAATGGTTCATTAGTAGCCAGCTCTGTCAGCATTAGACTGTAATCTGTCCTTTTCGCTCTGTCTGTCAATTGTTGACTGTCCGTTCACTCCacctgcatgtatgtcttttgttgttgtttacctgtctgtggttatatatttaatttactctgtatgctttcatgttttgtgtctcggacatggatgtttttattctgtccattttaacatagttctcccttgttttatttttgcttgtttgtacattgtatatgtaatcttatgtttttaggtttgtttcataacatctgcctcttgggactacagatgaaaaatagcctcttggctaactctggcacatttacagacatgtttatattaatgtgcactgtcccttattaaataaacaaattagaAAATTAGACACAGACGGACCGCGTTATAGCCATGGTCCAATACGGCCACCCTGGTCACTCCCTCTGTAGCGCTGTGTGACTTCTTCTCTTGAGGACTCTTCTACCCACAGACTCCTTGAGCCTCTTCTTGAAAGAATACGTTATTTCATGAAGTCTGTTTTACTACATCAGTCATTTCGCCTTCAAAAGACTCAACAGCGGGTGAAGCTTCACAAAGCTGCAAGCATGGCTGAAGactcatagtaataataactttatttatatagcacctttaaaaacagggtttacaaagtgcatcgtaaggagacaaaggagaccacgccatataggcaatgaacacaataatggaatagaaaaatacaaatacaaaataaagcagaacagacaaattaaaataggggaaacaaagaattgcacaaaaggacgacatcacttctagcagttctataaaaatgggttttaagaagttatcccctcaggtaggtcatTCCaaagctactactactactatactgctactactactatactactactactactactgctactactactactatactactactactactactgctactactactactatactactactactactatactactactactactgctactactactactatactgcTACTATACTGCTActatactgctactactactatactactactactactgctactactactactactatactgctactactactatactactactactactactgctactactactatactgctactactactactatactactactactactgctactactactactactatactgctactactactactatactactactactactactactactactactactatactgctactactactactatactactactactactgctactactactactaccactactactactactacctctactactactactactactactaccactactactactactactactactactaccactactaccactactactactactactactactactactaccactactactactactactactactactactactactactactactaccactactactactactactactactactaccactactaccactactactactactactactactactactaccactactaccactactactactactaccactactactactactactactactactaccactactaccactactactactactactactactactactactactaccactactactactactacctctactactactactactactac carries:
- the cxcl19 gene encoding C-X-C motif chemokine 19; this encodes MSMAVTGMPPISRDYNTHCRCLQVESRIIPPDNLRSIKLVPEGPHCPVIEVIAGLSNGEKVCLNPGASWVKKLIHFILERQLHQQGGALPKQQG